The following is a genomic window from Uranotaenia lowii strain MFRU-FL unplaced genomic scaffold, ASM2978415v1 HiC_scaffold_1172, whole genome shotgun sequence.
ggactttaaaatttggtatcaaatgaaacttatcttctgtttggctccttaaagttCGTACGTCTCgatggtcgagtggttagcgtggtacgACGGTAATCGCTAGTCCAcggatggcatgggttcgattcccatctcggtactgggtgttaaatgttaatcttaagttgtccacgtcatttattcagtctgtaaagcctaaatcggccaagacggtgtatgtctttttaaagtctcaaggtatgagccgttttaCATAAAGAAACTTATCTTCTGTGtattttttgacgtagaattacgtcttacggcaacactataggggggtaAATTGAAAtccgcgaacggatctcgcgtcacgaaaaacgcctctttcagagacatctttcttaaaagacataccaagcctgcttaacgttgattggctattcgaaaatgaaaaaaaacttggacgccccgccccttgatgatttttgttttttccagccAACGAAAGTTATAAAAGAGGCAGTCGACCGACGGTTTGTTTCATTCGTTAAGAGAATCTCAAACTTGACACAAGTGCAGCGACAGAGATGGTCAACAGCGCTGGAAAAAATTGTGACAGCTGAGATgataacacacacacacacacacacacacacacacacacacacacacacacacacacacacacacacacacacacacacacacacacacacacacacacacacacacacacacacacacacacacacacacacacacacacacacacacacacacaacctCCTCATCACAAAAAAACCTCCCATGGAACATCACCCAGCAGCCGCCGCCCTCTTCCTACATCACCCATCATACTTCCCATCACCATTTTTCGCTCACGatccacccatcgcacaccaccctcCCATCGCAAGCCATCAACCCATCGCACACtaccacccatcgcacacctcCACACACCCATCTCACCCCACTCTGCCGTCACATGCCATCCACCCACCGCACATCACCACCAACTATCGTACACCACCAcctacccatcgcacaccaccacctacccatcgcacaccaccacctACCCATCGCACATCACCaccaggcggcggcaacgctattcaaaccgtatggagcacatctctcagatttccccttttttgacagatttaagctttttcttcagatttgagctttcatctcctatgctctcaaggcaaaaaaagcttaaatctgaggaaaaaaaagcttaaaaacgagattcaccaacacttagttaatagatgttggtcacacaatacatagacaaatcctataTCGTTGCCGGGACCTGATCACCATctacccatcgcacaccaccatctacccatcgcacaccaccatcaacccatcgcacaccaccatcaacccatcgcacaccaccatcaacccatcgcacaccaccatcaacccatcgcacaccaccatcaacccatcgcacaccaccccaCACCCATCCATACCGCCCACTCAACGCACACgactatcaaaaattcaaaacaactcTTTGAAAGATtatggccctgaaaagggccgttatTGATTTTTAGTGGAATGAAATCATGGTTAATCTaatgttgcactagtgttgcactggtgcaccactaggtgctgtcaaactgtttgtttattcggacagtgttgcactggttttgacctggtgttgcactgccatcggaCGGTGtggccccgaaaattttgtcagtgttgcaagagagcgtgtgagtgagtgaggtagcaatacactggcgacgatttgtgtttgtttttagcgggtacgg
Proteins encoded in this region:
- the LOC129759172 gene encoding uncharacterized protein LOC129759172 produces the protein MEHHPAAAALFLHHPSYFPSPFFAHDPPIAHHPPIASHQPIAHYHPSHTSTHPSHPTLPSHAIHPPHITTNYRTPPPTHRTPPPTHRTPPPTHRTSPPGG